The following are encoded in a window of Megalopta genalis isolate 19385.01 chromosome 6, iyMegGena1_principal, whole genome shotgun sequence genomic DNA:
- the LOC117227298 gene encoding ribonuclease H2 subunit B isoform X2: protein MFVFSPGNTTVQEVLTFDENKRSWFIDDNVKSDGKMHLSTPIDPIFLVLPYLRKTQQAQPFDQCLWDEDFPETSRLSQCQNLKLSLVADRKGDESLQAYKFNEEKTLTWLQKKVERVIDVLKQKGIHVSQGAISATYVKSIKLESASEAEYLRYAHGIVSEYLSEDLSKKLAQHLNISDETENKKRKLSSPHDSEEKRSKKDTTENESILKPKAADLSKPEKIQKPTIGKKELARQKAAAGSKSITNFFKKK, encoded by the exons ATGTTCGTGTTTAGTCCAGGCAATACAACAGTGCAAGAAGTTTTAACATTTGATGAGAACAAGAGATCATGGTTTATTGATGATAATGTAAAGTCCGATGGAAAAATGCATTTGTCCACCCCTattgatccaatatttttagTATTGCCATATTTACGCAAG ACTCAACAAGCGCAACCGTTTGATCAATGTCTATGGGACGAAGATTTTCCAGAGACATCTCGTCTGTCTCAGTGTCAGAACTTAAAATTATCATTAGTTGCTGATCGCAAAGGAGATGAATCATTGCAAGCTTACAAGTTTAATGAAGAAAAGACATTAACTTGGCTACAGAAGAAGGTGGAAAGAGTAATTGATGTATTAAAACAAAAAGGTATTCATGTATCACAAGGTGCTATTAGTGCTACTTATGTTAAAAGTATTAAACTTGAAAGTGCTTCAGAAGCAG aatatttAAGGTATGCTCATGGTATTGTGTCGGAGTATCTCTCAGAAGACTTATCTAAAAAATTAGCGCAGCACTTAAATATATCAGATGAAACAGAAAATAAGAAGCGAAAGTTAAGCAGTCCTCATGATAGCGAAGAAAAAAGGTCGAAGAAAGATACAACAGAAAATGAATCAATATTAAAACCGAAAGCAGCTGATCTATCCAAACCAGAAAAG atCCAAAAACCCACTATCGGTAAAAAGGAGTTAGCCAGGCAAAAGGCAGCAGCTGGATCTAAAAGTATTaccaatttctttaaaaagaaataa
- the bys gene encoding bystin: protein MGKAKKVKVSRGETKQLKMALGDQMEDEKTVKPKNRHKIRIRDDEDEKFVDSSLTKKILSQARKQQIEIEEESGIGMTKKSVKQPTVKLDPEFSDTEEELSDNEHDNSKFYENIVINEEDERAIQMFMSKDAAPMRTLADIILEKLTEKKTEIETQFSEVDSMQMQELDPRVKSMYEGVRDVLVKYRSGKLPKAFKIVPTLRNWEQILYITDPPKWSAAAMYQATRIFASNLKEKMAQRFYNLVLLPRIRDDLAEYKRLNFHLYQALRKALFKPAGFMKGILLPLLESGTCTLREAVIIGSVIAKNSIPILHSSAAVLKIAEMDYTGANSIFLRIFLDKKYALPYRVIDGLVFHFLRFKRDPRELPVLWHQALLTFVQRYKSDISSEQKEALLELLKKQSHHSITPEVRRELQHAKCRDLEITESIPEPMVC, encoded by the exons atgGGAAAAGCGAAGAAAGTGAAAGTTTCCAGAGGTGAAACAAAACAACTAAAAATGGCATTGGGAGATCAAATGGAAGATGAAAAAACAGTAAAACCAAAAAATAGGCATAAAATCAGAATTCGAGATGATGAAGATGAAAAG TTTGTGGATTCTTCTCTTACAAAGAAGATTTTGTCTCAAGCCAGGAAACAACAGATTGAAATAGAGGAAGAGTCTGGAAtaggaatgacaaaaaaatcaGTAAAGCAACCGACAGTAAAACTTGATCCAGAATTTAGCGATACAGAAGAAGAACTTAGTGATAACGAACATGATAATTCGAAGTTTTACGAAAACATTGTAATTAATGAAGAAGACGAGCGTGCTATACAAATGTTCATGTCTAAAGATGCTGCACCAATGAGAACATTAGCTGAcataatattagaaaaattaacagaaaagaaaacagaaATTGAAACTCAATTTTCAGAAGTAGATTCTATGCAAATGCAAGAGTTAGATCCACGAGTAAAATCAATGTATGAAGGTGTTCGAGatgttttagtaaaatatcgcAGTGGAAAATTACCTAAAGCATTTAAAATTGTACCCACCTTAAGGAATTGggaacaaatattatatattacagatCCACCAAAGTGGTCAGCTGCAGCAATGTATCAAGCTACTAGAATATTTGCATCTAATCTTAAAGAAAAGATGGCACAAAGGTTTTATAATTTGGTATTGTTACCACGAATTAGAGATGACTTAGCAGAATATAAGAGATTAAACTTTCATCTATATCAAGCATTACGAAAGGCATTATTTAAACCTGCTGGTTTTATGAAAGGGATTTTACTTCCATTATTAGAATCTGGAACCTGTACATTAAGAGAAGCTGTTATTATTGGATCTGTAATTGCTAAGAATTCAATTCCAATTTTACATTCTTCTGCAGCAGTATTAAAGATTGCAGAAATGGATTACACAGGAGCAAATAGTATTTTTCTCAGAATATTTCTAGATAAAAAGTATGCACTTCCATACAGAGTCATAGATGGTCTAGTGTTTCATTTCTTGAG GTTTAAGAGAGATCCCAGAGAATTACCAGTTTTATGGCATCAAGCATTACTAACATTTGTACAGCGTTATAAGAGTGATATCAGTTCGGAACAAAAAGAGGCTTTATTGGAATTATTAAAAAAGCAATCTCATCATTCAATCACCCCCGAAGTACGAAGAGAATTACAACATGCTAAATGTAGGGATTTAGAAATTACTGAATCTATACCAGAACCAATGGTTTGCTGA
- the LOC117227298 gene encoding ribonuclease H2 subunit B isoform X1: MPRTKASPKKCVKTTNSYPGTNTWVFLMKGDGLSNTDGGIPDVIKLRHPATNQPAMFVFSPGNTTVQEVLTFDENKRSWFIDDNVKSDGKMHLSTPIDPIFLVLPYLRKTQQAQPFDQCLWDEDFPETSRLSQCQNLKLSLVADRKGDESLQAYKFNEEKTLTWLQKKVERVIDVLKQKGIHVSQGAISATYVKSIKLESASEAEYLRYAHGIVSEYLSEDLSKKLAQHLNISDETENKKRKLSSPHDSEEKRSKKDTTENESILKPKAADLSKPEKIQKPTIGKKELARQKAAAGSKSITNFFKKK; this comes from the exons ATGCCGCGTACCAAAGCATCACCAAAAAAGTGCGTCAAAACAACTAACTCATATCCAGGAACAAATACATGGGTTTTCCTTATGAAAG GTGATGGTTTGAGTAATACAGATGGAGGCATACCTGATGTGATTAAATTGAGGCATCCAGCTACAAACCAACCTGCTATGTTCGTGTTTAGTCCAGGCAATACAACAGTGCAAGAAGTTTTAACATTTGATGAGAACAAGAGATCATGGTTTATTGATGATAATGTAAAGTCCGATGGAAAAATGCATTTGTCCACCCCTattgatccaatatttttagTATTGCCATATTTACGCAAG ACTCAACAAGCGCAACCGTTTGATCAATGTCTATGGGACGAAGATTTTCCAGAGACATCTCGTCTGTCTCAGTGTCAGAACTTAAAATTATCATTAGTTGCTGATCGCAAAGGAGATGAATCATTGCAAGCTTACAAGTTTAATGAAGAAAAGACATTAACTTGGCTACAGAAGAAGGTGGAAAGAGTAATTGATGTATTAAAACAAAAAGGTATTCATGTATCACAAGGTGCTATTAGTGCTACTTATGTTAAAAGTATTAAACTTGAAAGTGCTTCAGAAGCAG aatatttAAGGTATGCTCATGGTATTGTGTCGGAGTATCTCTCAGAAGACTTATCTAAAAAATTAGCGCAGCACTTAAATATATCAGATGAAACAGAAAATAAGAAGCGAAAGTTAAGCAGTCCTCATGATAGCGAAGAAAAAAGGTCGAAGAAAGATACAACAGAAAATGAATCAATATTAAAACCGAAAGCAGCTGATCTATCCAAACCAGAAAAG atCCAAAAACCCACTATCGGTAAAAAGGAGTTAGCCAGGCAAAAGGCAGCAGCTGGATCTAAAAGTATTaccaatttctttaaaaagaaataa
- the Mcm7 gene encoding minichromosome maintenance 7, with translation MVSKISKDYAKVREQLKTFLTEFIVMDKTTGEKLFKYKQQLTNIAHREQVELTIELDDVHEFDDELAESITSNTRRYVNLLLDLIQEMLPDFKTKSVPPKDALDVYIEHRLLMESRNKHLGEQHDSRNKYAPELMRRFEVYFKDFDAAKAYSVRDIKADKIGKLVTVRGIVTRSSDVMPLLVVATYTCDQCGAETFQPVQSLKYMPIRICPSDDCRINKSGGVLEMQTRGSKFVKFQEIKIQEHSDQVPVGHIPRTLTVYCRGETTRKCLPGDHVLITGIFLPIIKSGFSARAGAALLNETYLDAHKIVCLTNMQSADDTTAELTDEELSLLIEDDFYGKLARSIAPEIYGLEDVKKALLLLLVGGTDKHREDIKIRGNINICLMGDPGVAKSQLLSFITRLAPRSQYTTGRGSSGVGLTASVMKDPLTGQMMLEGGALVLADEGVCCIDEFDKMADADRTAIHEVMEQQTISIAKAGITARLNARVSILAAANPAYGRYNPKRTVEQNIQLPAALLSRFDLLWLIQDRADRSNDLKMAQHITYVHQHCIQPPMESQALDMNLIRKYINLCKTKQPVVPEDLTEYIVESYVEMRRAARNSQDRTFTSARNLLALLRLSTALARLRLTNTVEKADVMEANRLIEMSKHSINYSEILSTNTNQNPMNRIFHLIKELAGDKKTVKVSDILERCTNKGFKPDQVNDCIEEYEALNVWQVNQTRTQITFI, from the exons atggtaTCAAAAATATCAAAGGATTATGCAAAAGTTAGGG aACAACTGAAAACTTTCTTGACGGAATTTATTGTAATGGATAAGACAACTGgtgaaaaattattcaaatataaacaGCAACTCACTAATATTGCTCATCGTGAACAAGTGGAACTTACAATAGAGTTAGATGATGTTCATGAATTTGATGATGAATTAGCAGAATCAATAACAAGTAATACTCGAAGATATGTAAATTTACTTTTGGAT CTCATTCAGGAAATGTTGCCTGACTTTAAAACAAAATCTGTACCACCAAAAGATGCTTTAGATGTGTATATCGAACATAGATTATTGATGGAAAGTCGTAATAAACATCTTGGTGAACAACATGATTCAAGAAATAAATATGCACCAGAACTTATGAGACgctt TGAAGTATATTTCAAAGATTTTGATGCAGCGAAAGCATATTCTGTGAGGGACATTAAAGCAGATAAGATAGGAAAACTAGTTACTGTACGAGGTATAGTAACAAGATCTAGCGATGTAATGCCTTTACTTGTTGTTGCTACATATACATGTGATCAATGTGGTGCTGAAACATTCCAACCA GTACAATCTCTTAAATATATGCCAATACGAATATGTCCCAGTGATGATTGTCGTATAAATAAATCTGGAGGTGTATTAGAAATGCAAACAAGAGGATCAAAATTTGTCAAATttcaagaaataaaaatacaagaaCAT AGTGATCAAGTTCCTGTGGGTCATATTCCACGTACTTTAACAGTGTATTGCAGGGGTGAAACAACAAGAAAGTGTTTACCTGGAGATCATGTACTTATTACAGGTATTTTCCTACCAATCATAAAATCAGGATTTAGTGCTAGAGCTGGAGCTGCTCTTTTGAATGAAACTTATCTAGATGCACat AAAATCGTTTGCCTTACTAATATGCAATCTGCTGATGATACTACTGCTGAATTGACTGACGAAGAATTGTCTTTATTAATCGAAGACGATTTTTATGGCAAATTGGCTCGTTCCATAGCTCCGGAAATTTATGGGCTTGAAGATGTTAAAAAAGCGCTGTTATTACTTCTCGTTGGTGGGACGGATAAACATCGAGAGGACATTAAAATCAGAG gaaatattaatatttgtttAATGGGTGATCCTGGAGTTGCAAAATCTCAGTTGCTTTCATTTATAACAAGGTTGGCGCCGCGATCTCAGTATACAACTGGCAGAGGTTCTTCGGGAGTTGGCTTAACTGCATCAGTTATGAAAGATCCTTTAACTGGTCAAATGATGCTTGAAGGAGGGGCTTTGGTATTAGCTGACGAAGGTGTTTGTTGTATTGATGAATTTGATAAAATGGCAGACGCAGATCGTACAGCTATCCACGAAGTGATGGAACAACAAACAATATCTATTGCCAAAGCGGGAATTACGGCTCGTTTAAATGCAAGAGTTTCTATATTAGCCGCGGCAAATCCTGCATATGGCAGATACAATCCAAAAAGAACAGTTGAACAGAACATTCAGTTACCTGCTGCCTTACTATCTCGGTTTGATCTGTTATGGTTAATTCAGGATCGAGCTGATCGTAGCAATGATTTAAA AATGGCTCAACATATAACTTATGTTCATCAACATTGTATTCAGCCTCCCATGGAGTCGCAAGCATTAGATATGAATTTAATCAGGAAGTACATCAACTTGTGTAAAACGAAGCAGCCTGTTGTCCCCGAAGATTTAACAGAGTATATAGTTG AATCCTATGTGGAAATGAGAAGGGCGGCTCGCAATAGTCAGGACAGAACATTCACCTCTGCACGTAACTTACTGGCTTTATTGCGTTTATCTACTGCATTGGCGCGTTTAAGATTAACAAATACTGTTGAAAAGGCGGATGTAATGGAGGCGAATAGATTGATCGAGATGTCGAAACATTCtattaattattctgaaataCTGTCGACGAATACAAATCAGAATCCAATGAACCGAATTTTCCATCTCATTAAGGAATTAGCCGGTGACAAAAAAACTGTTAAAGTATCAGACATTTTAGAACGGTGCACAAACAAAGGATTCAAGCCTGATCAAGTCAATGACTGTATCGAAGAATACGAGGCCCTAAATGTGTGGCAAGTGAATCAAACAAGAACTcaaattacatttatttaa
- the Sobp gene encoding sine oculis-binding protein gives MDNRPVKSFTKKFKENTEKIISKLSEDHGEKHSHGKISTPIKIKEEQATVEIQEYAAITMSELLGWYGYNKVDSDCTRSLNLDHFSSSSRAKNNQMLQMKSNFISNKEKPKSPLPLITTDSPSNGSNVSLQYSANNLTAASEQIPSTPLSLKKEAVDYTNSVSYNNFSSSICSGDAFCSWCGRITETCKSGRTNSLSCNSINALGHFCSEACSAAGKKAVFKRTKTCNWCRHIKNPISYVDFQDGESQLQFCSDKCLNQYKMNIFCHETQTHLMLHGLNTVSCHDTEKDNLITPELWFRNCQSPIGSSSTENTFAANEHAVSNLSSHDKSEENEENETEKSIEASRKMIRKRDSFYIELCSKAGNYNGNKKNVHTEINENDINEQDKKQCFVNEDNRFCHCLNNQNHYIVNCSRQNTLNCNNLTENCNLINVINCDSHTHGHNNIHVKDIRVLQEEKKDTTSENISSPRPFTNASVSKIEHDTPLPPKYLTNKFNRATHKKQINTSTRRSPSIQSSQAESSIHTLTSNHLPPVTVLVPYPIPVPIPIPIPVPIPTPILNKFMVDEQKLSINTKDIKYKDTKYNESVENKCSMLQESQLCRNTHTNMSVSDEPQREASTKLCVSLNSSSINNKNNNGIQLFKYSEKPPRKRKHLNENINYEHKEQQLKKRNKSIAT, from the exons ATGGACAATAGACCGGTCAAATCATTTACAAAGAAGTTTAAAGAAAACACGGAAAAAATAATTTCAAAGTTGTCAGAGGATCATGGCGAAAAGCATTCACACGGAAAGATTTCTACACCAATTAAGATTAAAGAGGAACAAGCTACTGTTGAAATTcag GAATATGCAGCGATTACAATGAGTGAGTTGCTGGGATGGTATGGTTATAACAAAGTGGATAGCGATTGTACAAGAAGTTTAAATTTAGATCATTTTTCGTCTTCATCTCGTGCAAAAAATAATCAAATGCTACAAATGAAGTCAAACTTCATTTCAAATAAAGAGAAACCAAAGTCACCACTACCGCTTATTACCACCGATTCACCCAGTAACGGTTCCAATGTATCTCTACAATATTCTGCAAACAATTTaacagctgcaagcgaacaaataCCATCAACTCCATTATCACTCAAAAAAGAGGCAGTCGATTATACAAATAGTGTCTCATATAATAACTTCTCAAGTTCCATTTGCTCAG GTGACGCATTTTGCTCTTGGTGCGGTCGAATTACTGAAACATGTAAATCAGGAAGAACGAATTCGCTTTCTTGCAATTCGATAAACGCTTTGGGACATTTTTGCAGCGAGGCTTGTTCCGCAGCTGGTAAAAAAGCCGTTTTTAAGCGTACGAAAACTTGTAATTGGTGTAGGCACATAAAGAATCCAATTAGCTATGTTGACTTTCAA GACGGTGAAAGTCAACTTCAATTTTGCAGCGATAAGTGTTTAAATCAATACAAGATGAATATCTTTTGCCATGAAACACAAACGCACTTAATGCTTCATGGTTTAAACACTGTTTCTTGTCATGATACAGAAAAAGATAATTTAATAACACCAGAGCTTTGGTTTCGAAATTGTCAATCGCCGATAGGTAGTAGTTCCACGGAGAATACATTTGCAGCAAATGAACATGCGGTCTCTAATTTATCTTCGCATGACAAATCAGAAGAAAATGAAGAGAAtgaaaccgaaaaatcaatagAAGCTTCTAGAAAAATGATAAGAAAGAGAGATTCATTTTACATCGAATTATGTTCCAAAGCTGGTAACTATAACGGAAACAAAAAGAATGTTCATACTGAAATCAACGAAAATGATATTAATGAACAAGATAAAAAACAATGTTTTGTAAATGAAGACAACAGATTCTGTCATTGTCTAAATAATCAAAATCATTACATTGTAAATTGTTCTCGGCAAAATACTTTGAATTGTAATAATTTGACAGAGAACTGTAACTTGATAAATGTTATTAATTGTGATTCACATACTCATGGACACAACAATATACATGTAAAAGACATAAGAGTTTTACAAGAAGAGAAAAAAGACACTACATCGGAAAATATAAGTTCACCGCGCCCGTTTACAAATGCATCTGTATCTAAAATAGAGCATGACACGCCATTGCCGCCTAAATATCTTACAAACAAATTCAATCGGGCAACACATAAAAAACAAATTAATACTTCTACAAGAAGATCACCCTCCATACAATCTAGTCAAGCTGAGTCATCTATTCATACATTAACTTCTAACCATCTGCCACCTGTTACTGTTCTTGTGCCATATCCTATTCCTGTGCCCATACCTATACCAATTCCTGTTCCTATACCAACACCAATTCTGAATAAATTTATGGTCGATGAACAAAAACTATCTATAAATACCAAAGACATAAAATATAAAGATACAAAATACAATGAATCAGTAGAAAATAAATGTTCCATGCTTCAAGAATCACAGTTATGTAGAAATACACATACAAATATGTCTGTGTCAGATGAACCACAGCGTGAAGCTTCGACAAAACTTTGCGTTTCATTGAACTCATCTagtattaacaataaaaataataatggtATACAACTATTTAAATACAGTGAAAAACCACCAAGGAAAAGGAAacatttaaatgaaaatattaattatgaacATAAGGAGCAACAATTGAAAAAAAGGAATAAATCTATAGCtacttaa
- the LOC117227285 gene encoding non-homologous end-joining factor 1, with product MTEEVTANQFTQERKWNEVNIGDNVYMISVTEKNNRIEVFLTNFIEIWMEILTDEVILKRCKDLNPLLNVDALNYKDIVASILNNLHTYIDEASVEQIKLRIQIDRGSMKFILNLSKGTQQKLWEIITKPLCISFMELNRRHKIILDLIKKKDKEIAEYRAEGVELTRKNIQTEVFKEEQLKMIIPVPSMNTYINVFQESENFYNKLNLQKESEAVTKSASDTNGNKIEQTGQTSLNPINKHNNGSKQDILRRVLTATSTKSRGTSQKDVHNTKMRTINVMHKKPIKKLSKGLKNFIS from the exons atgacaGAAGAAGTGACTGCTAATCAATTTACACAAGAAAGAAAATGGAATGAGGTTAACATAGGTGACAATGTTTATATGATTTCTGTTACAGAGAAGAATAATAGAATCGAAGTTTTTTTAactaattttattgaaatatggaTGGAGATATTGACAGATGAGGTCATTTTAAAAAGATGTAAG GATCTAAATCCACTTCTAAATGTTGATGCCCTTAATTATAAAGATATTGTGGCAAGTATTTTGAATAATTTACACACATATATTGACGAAGCTTCTGTCGAACAAATAAAATTACGGATTCAAATAGACAGAGGGTCGATGAAATTTATTTTGAATCTATCAAAAGGAACACAGCAAAAGCTTTGGGAAATTATAACCAAACCTCTGTGTATATCATTTATGGAATTAAATCGTCGGCACAAAATTATAttagatttaataaaaaagaagGATAAGGAAATTGCTGAATACAGAGCTGAAGGTGTTGAATTAACAAGAA AAAATATTCAGACGGAAGTTTTTAAAGAAGAACAATTAAAGATGATTATTCCAGTTCCCAGTATGAACACTTATATAAATGTGTTTCAAGAAAGTGAGAATTTTTACAACAAACTTAATTTGCAGAAAGAGAGTGAGGCAGTTACAAAATCTGCAAG TGATACTAATGGGAATAAGATTGAACAAACAGGACAGACTTCACTTAATCCTATAAACAAGCATAACAATGGTTCTAAACAAGATATTTTAAGAAGAGTTCTAACTGCAACGTCCACAAAATCAAGAGGCACAAGTCAGAAAGATGTACATAACACTAAAATGAGAACTATAAATGTGATGCACAAGAAACCTATTAAAAAGTTAAGTAAAGGATTAAAGAATTTTATATCGTAA